Proteins co-encoded in one Halorussus lipolyticus genomic window:
- a CDS encoding HD domain-containing protein — protein MGVEIKESPISEAEFEEMKDFVYEYLVASVENEDGGGRMRWYPWHSAEYRFNHILNVVDLAGTIAEREGANVDVARVAALFHDIAKLDADQEVHAEEGARIARKYLETHGEFPESFIEEVCKAVENHSYQGDLTDLPKETQCLIEADLLDKVGANGTALMLLRMGYEARTHMDAAEMVDRVMERGKDAASRVQSETAEGIAHKRLKRVKWFREWLEGEVPEMDRESSPDRRTQRRP, from the coding sequence GTGGGAGTCGAAATTAAGGAGTCGCCCATCTCTGAAGCGGAATTCGAGGAGATGAAGGACTTCGTTTACGAGTACCTCGTCGCCAGCGTCGAGAACGAGGACGGCGGCGGTCGGATGCGGTGGTACCCGTGGCACTCCGCCGAATACCGGTTCAACCACATCCTCAACGTGGTGGACCTCGCGGGCACCATCGCCGAGAGGGAGGGCGCGAACGTGGACGTGGCGCGAGTCGCCGCGCTGTTCCACGACATCGCCAAGTTGGACGCCGACCAAGAGGTCCACGCCGAGGAGGGCGCGCGAATCGCCCGGAAGTACCTCGAAACCCACGGCGAGTTCCCCGAGTCGTTCATCGAGGAGGTCTGCAAAGCGGTCGAGAACCACTCCTATCAGGGTGATTTGACCGACCTGCCCAAGGAGACCCAGTGTCTCATCGAGGCCGACCTACTGGACAAGGTGGGTGCGAACGGTACCGCCCTGATGCTGTTGCGGATGGGCTACGAGGCCCGGACCCACATGGACGCCGCCGAGATGGTCGATAGGGTGATGGAACGGGGCAAGGACGCCGCCAGTCGAGTCCAGAGCGAGACCGCCGAGGGAATCGCCCACAAGCGACTCAAGCGCGTCAAGTGGTTCCGCGAGTGGTTGGAGGGTGAGGTCCCCGAGATGGACCGCGAATCGTCGCCCGACCGCCGGACACAACGACGGCCATAG
- a CDS encoding alanyl-tRNA editing protein: protein MTEQRYLPDEDDVTEFEATVAEVGDDYVVLDGTYFYPEGGGQPADRGELSWDGGSAAVTKVRKNHGDVRHYVEEVSGDLPDPGQTVRGDIDAERREAHRRMHTAQHVVSRVVLDEYGAETAGNQIHADRSRIDFEPADFSEDDVAKIERLSNEAIERDLAVTKAERPREEVEDQTDEGRALLNLIPDHVDPLRVVEVEDFDYCPCGGTHVDSLGAVGRIEIIDRTSKGEETERIEFVLSES, encoded by the coding sequence ATGACCGAGCAACGCTACCTTCCCGACGAGGACGACGTGACCGAGTTCGAGGCCACCGTGGCCGAAGTCGGCGACGACTACGTGGTCCTCGACGGGACGTACTTCTACCCCGAGGGTGGCGGCCAACCTGCCGACCGCGGCGAACTGTCGTGGGACGGCGGGAGCGCGGCCGTCACGAAGGTACGGAAGAACCACGGCGACGTGCGCCACTACGTCGAGGAGGTATCGGGCGACCTGCCGGACCCCGGCCAGACTGTCCGGGGCGACATCGACGCCGAGCGCCGCGAGGCCCATCGCCGGATGCACACCGCCCAGCACGTCGTCTCGCGCGTCGTCTTGGACGAGTACGGTGCCGAAACCGCCGGGAACCAGATTCACGCCGACCGGTCGCGCATCGACTTCGAACCGGCCGACTTCTCCGAAGACGACGTGGCGAAAATCGAGCGCCTGTCGAACGAGGCAATCGAGCGTGACCTCGCCGTGACAAAGGCAGAACGCCCCAGAGAGGAGGTCGAGGACCAGACCGACGAGGGCCGCGCCCTGTTGAACCTCATCCCCGACCACGTGGACCCCCTTCGCGTGGTCGAGGTCGAGGACTTCGATTACTGCCCCTGCGGGGGCACCCACGTCGATAGCCTCGGTGCGGTCGGGCGAATCGAAATCATCGACCGGACATCGAAAGGCGAGGAGACCGAGCGAATCGAGTTCGTGCTGTCGGAGTCGTAG
- a CDS encoding site-2 protease family protein: MRNYRITSVWGIPIQINVSLLVVLPVLAWLIGSGEQIDLYTDIINGFPIVALDAGTLQAGTTPWLIGISAAVGLFVSVALHELGHAWAARRYDIEVESITLWLLGGLANLKTMPREWKRELTIALAGPAASVAVAVVCYGLVSVVPASAPALVFVVGWLVVTNVVLTVFNLLPAFPMDGGRVLRALLARNRPYAEATRTAARVGSLFAIGFAILGVLSFSPMLFLLALFVFAAANGESRLVALETLLDGVTAEDVMTADVQTVSTDTPLSDVGTRMFEERRTAYPVTDDSGSVVGVVSLDHLRRGRRRDAETVREVMNESIPTVSADTPMFEVISLMNESRADVALVEADGEVVGTITGADLATVLQVRREAGTPMGPRTAM; the protein is encoded by the coding sequence GTGAGAAACTACAGAATCACCTCGGTTTGGGGCATCCCCATCCAAATCAACGTCTCGCTGTTGGTCGTCCTCCCAGTGCTGGCGTGGCTCATCGGGAGCGGCGAGCAAATCGACCTCTACACTGACATCATCAACGGGTTCCCCATCGTCGCGCTCGACGCCGGGACCCTCCAAGCCGGGACGACGCCGTGGCTCATCGGCATCTCCGCGGCGGTCGGCCTGTTCGTCAGCGTCGCGCTCCACGAACTCGGCCACGCGTGGGCCGCCCGGCGGTACGACATCGAAGTCGAGTCCATCACCCTCTGGCTGTTGGGTGGTCTCGCCAACCTGAAGACGATGCCCCGCGAGTGGAAACGCGAACTCACGATTGCCCTCGCCGGACCGGCCGCGAGCGTGGCCGTCGCCGTCGTCTGTTACGGCCTCGTCTCAGTGGTTCCCGCATCCGCCCCGGCGCTGGTGTTCGTCGTCGGGTGGCTAGTCGTCACGAACGTCGTCCTCACCGTGTTCAACCTCCTTCCGGCGTTTCCGATGGACGGCGGCCGGGTCCTCCGGGCGCTTCTGGCCCGGAACCGACCGTACGCCGAGGCCACCCGGACCGCGGCGCGCGTCGGGTCGCTGTTCGCCATCGGGTTCGCCATCCTCGGAGTCCTCTCGTTCAGTCCGATGCTGTTCCTGCTGGCGCTGTTCGTCTTCGCGGCCGCCAACGGCGAATCCCGACTGGTCGCACTGGAGACGCTCCTTGACGGCGTGACCGCAGAGGACGTGATGACCGCGGACGTGCAGACCGTCTCCACCGACACGCCGCTGTCGGACGTTGGCACCCGGATGTTCGAGGAGCGCCGGACGGCCTACCCGGTCACGGACGACTCGGGGTCGGTCGTCGGGGTCGTCTCGCTGGACCACCTCCGCCGAGGCCGCCGCAGGGACGCCGAGACCGTCCGCGAGGTCATGAACGAGTCCATCCCGACCGTCTCGGCCGACACCCCGATGTTCGAGGTCATCAGCCTGATGAACGAGTCGAGAGCGGACGTCGCTCTCGTCGAAGCGGACGGCGAGGTCGTCGGGACGATTACCGGCGCGGACTTGGCGACGGTGCTTCAGGTTCGGCGGGAGGCCGGGACGCCGATGGGTCCTCGGACGGCGATGTAG
- a CDS encoding metal-dependent transcriptional regulator produces the protein MNTADQYLKAIYLVQKMENGPASTGALADRLEVSPASVNEMIGKLQERGLADHEKYKGVTLTDEGIEQAREALQTYCIIERFLHNVLEVEEFPSEAKALESVIDETVAERLDTIIDREPQCPDCFDAEADMCAELVGSEGEAD, from the coding sequence ATGAACACGGCAGACCAGTACCTCAAAGCGATTTATCTCGTCCAGAAGATGGAGAACGGCCCGGCCTCGACCGGTGCGCTCGCCGACCGCCTCGAAGTGAGTCCGGCCAGCGTCAACGAGATGATAGGAAAGCTTCAGGAGCGCGGTCTGGCCGACCACGAGAAGTACAAGGGCGTCACCCTCACCGACGAGGGCATCGAGCAGGCCCGCGAGGCCCTCCAGACCTACTGCATCATCGAGCGCTTCCTCCACAACGTGCTGGAAGTCGAGGAGTTCCCGAGCGAGGCCAAGGCCCTCGAAAGCGTGATAGACGAGACGGTCGCCGAGCGATTGGACACCATCATCGACCGCGAACCCCAGTGTCCGGACTGTTTCGACGCCGAGGCCGACATGTGCGCCGAGCTAGTGGGTTCGGAAGGCGAAGCGGACTAG
- a CDS encoding ferritin-like domain-containing protein encodes MSVHDRVSTDNQLARLLQIAVVLEEVVEVRAARHYETLSPAERDDDIEALLEAARDESADHRQRLESLIDQLDAEAVPLEEVEALVEATYAQTGPEDFDGVLYDQLHGEETAYKFYDDLIEAIEASDTDFGLDRDDLLATLKEIRAEEADGVEEVTAVMEARE; translated from the coding sequence ATGAGCGTCCACGACCGAGTTTCGACGGACAACCAACTCGCCCGCCTCCTCCAAATCGCCGTCGTACTGGAGGAGGTCGTGGAAGTCCGCGCGGCGCGACACTACGAGACCCTCTCGCCCGCCGAACGCGACGACGACATCGAGGCCCTCCTCGAAGCGGCCCGCGACGAGTCCGCGGACCACCGCCAGCGCCTCGAATCGCTCATCGACCAGTTGGACGCCGAGGCCGTCCCCCTCGAGGAGGTCGAAGCGTTGGTCGAAGCCACCTACGCCCAGACCGGCCCGGAGGACTTCGATGGGGTCCTCTACGACCAACTCCACGGTGAGGAGACCGCCTACAAGTTCTACGACGACCTCATCGAAGCCATCGAGGCCAGCGATACCGATTTCGGTCTCGACCGAGACGACCTGCTCGCTACCCTGAAAGAGATTCGCGCGGAGGAGGCCGACGGCGTGGAGGAAGTGACCGCGGTAATGGAGGCCCGAGAATGA
- the sufD gene encoding Fe-S cluster assembly protein SufD produces the protein MTTTQVHETITEETVREISESLGEPDWLLETRLDALDALGELEMPDVIRTPGRDWTNLDALDYESFVDPLNAAEEKDQVGPEDAEVLPISEAIEEREDLLKEHFGSVIDPEENYLTALSTALFSTGTLVYVPKNVDAEDVTIRTTQHSKSLFNYTLVVTEQSSSVTILERQDTGEDSEARSASDASGETASGDRYYSGIVEVAAGENSHVQYGSLQDLDEETYNYTLKRGNASDYATVNWVEGNLGSRLTKSSVETNLDGEGSETKTVGAFFGHNDQHFDIAARVWHNTAHTTADLVTRGVLDDEARSVYEGVQDVGRDAWDTNSYQRENTLMLSDESEADASPKLIINNHDTEASHSATVGQIDEEDMFYMTSRGLDDESARNMLVEGFFVPVLEEVEVEELREDLQDRIEDRLHE, from the coding sequence ATGACTACGACGCAGGTACACGAGACCATCACGGAGGAGACCGTTCGGGAAATCTCCGAGAGCCTCGGCGAACCCGACTGGCTCCTCGAAACGCGCCTCGACGCGCTGGACGCGCTCGGCGAGTTGGAGATGCCCGACGTGATTCGGACGCCGGGCCGGGATTGGACCAACCTCGACGCGCTCGACTACGAGAGCTTCGTGGACCCGCTGAACGCCGCCGAGGAGAAAGACCAAGTTGGTCCCGAGGACGCCGAAGTCCTGCCCATCTCGGAGGCCATCGAGGAGCGCGAGGACCTCCTCAAGGAACACTTCGGGTCGGTCATCGACCCCGAGGAGAACTACCTGACCGCGCTCTCGACGGCGCTGTTCAGCACCGGCACGCTGGTCTACGTCCCGAAGAACGTCGATGCCGAGGACGTGACCATCCGGACGACCCAGCACTCCAAGTCGCTGTTCAACTACACGCTGGTCGTCACCGAGCAGTCGAGTTCGGTGACGATTCTGGAGCGACAAGACACCGGCGAGGACAGCGAGGCGCGGAGCGCCTCGGATGCAAGCGGTGAAACCGCGAGCGGCGACCGCTACTACAGCGGCATCGTGGAAGTCGCCGCGGGCGAGAACAGCCACGTCCAGTACGGTTCGCTTCAGGACTTGGACGAGGAGACGTACAACTACACGCTCAAGCGCGGAAACGCCTCGGACTACGCCACGGTCAACTGGGTCGAGGGTAACCTCGGGTCGCGTCTCACGAAGTCCTCGGTCGAGACCAACCTCGACGGCGAGGGTTCGGAGACCAAGACGGTCGGCGCGTTCTTCGGCCACAACGACCAGCACTTCGACATCGCGGCCCGCGTCTGGCACAACACGGCTCACACCACCGCGGACCTCGTGACTCGCGGCGTGCTGGACGACGAGGCCCGCTCGGTCTACGAAGGCGTGCAGGACGTTGGTCGGGATGCGTGGGACACCAACTCCTACCAGCGCGAGAACACCCTGATGCTGAGCGACGAGAGCGAGGCCGACGCCTCGCCGAAACTCATCATCAACAACCACGACACCGAGGCCAGCCACTCGGCCACGGTCGGCCAAATCGACGAGGAAGACATGTTCTACATGACCTCCCGCGGACTGGACGACGAGTCGGCCCGGAACATGCTGGTCGAGGGCTTCTTCGTGCCCGTCCTCGAGGAGGTCGAGGTCGAGGAACTCCGCGAGGACCTCCAAGACCGCATCGAAGACCGACTTCACGAGTAG
- the sufB gene encoding Fe-S cluster assembly protein SufB, whose protein sequence is MSSEQDQLKETNTEERFSFKKDESAAVKSDKGLTEEVVRLISDDKDEPDWMLDRRLRALEHWQNMPMPTDWPGQPDLSGLDIEEIVPYIRPDVDKREGADSWDDLPEDIQDTFEKLGIPEAERKALSGVGAQYESEVVYQNMQEQWEEKGVVFCNMDEAVQEHEDLVKEYFMTSCVPPSDNKFAALHGAVWSGGSFVYIPEDVTVEMPVQAYFRMNSEGMGQFEHTLIIAEPGSEVHYIEGCSAPKYGTHNLHSGGVEVFVKEDAHVQYSTVQNWSKNTFNLNTKRAIVEKGGRMEWVSGSMGSKATMLYPCTILKGRGASANNITIAFAGEGQNIDTGAKVYHNAPNTKSTIESKSISKDGGRTNYRGLVHISEGATGSSTAVECDALMFDNESTSDTMPYMEIDESKVDVAHEATVGKIGDEDVFYLQSRGLDDDDAKQMIVSGFIEPITEELPIEYAVELNRLIELEMEGSLG, encoded by the coding sequence ATGAGTTCCGAACAAGACCAACTAAAAGAGACCAACACAGAGGAGCGTTTCTCGTTCAAGAAAGACGAGAGCGCGGCGGTCAAGTCCGACAAGGGTCTGACCGAAGAAGTCGTCCGACTCATCAGCGACGACAAGGACGAACCCGACTGGATGCTCGACCGGCGGCTTCGAGCGCTCGAACACTGGCAGAACATGCCGATGCCGACCGACTGGCCGGGTCAGCCCGACCTGTCTGGTCTGGACATCGAGGAAATCGTGCCCTACATCCGCCCCGACGTGGACAAGCGCGAGGGCGCAGATAGCTGGGACGACCTGCCGGAAGACATCCAAGACACCTTCGAGAAACTCGGCATCCCGGAAGCAGAGCGCAAGGCCCTGTCGGGCGTTGGTGCCCAGTACGAGTCGGAGGTCGTCTACCAGAACATGCAGGAGCAGTGGGAGGAGAAAGGCGTCGTGTTCTGCAACATGGACGAAGCAGTCCAAGAACACGAGGACCTCGTGAAGGAGTACTTCATGACCTCCTGTGTGCCGCCGTCGGACAACAAGTTCGCGGCGCTCCACGGTGCAGTCTGGTCGGGTGGCTCGTTCGTCTACATCCCCGAGGACGTAACCGTCGAGATGCCCGTGCAGGCGTACTTCCGGATGAACTCGGAAGGCATGGGTCAGTTCGAGCACACCCTCATCATCGCCGAACCCGGCAGTGAGGTTCACTACATCGAGGGTTGTTCCGCGCCCAAGTACGGCACCCACAACCTCCACTCCGGCGGCGTGGAAGTCTTCGTCAAGGAAGACGCCCACGTCCAGTACTCGACCGTGCAGAACTGGTCGAAGAACACCTTCAACCTCAACACCAAGCGCGCCATCGTCGAGAAGGGCGGGCGCATGGAGTGGGTCTCCGGTTCGATGGGGTCGAAGGCCACGATGCTCTACCCCTGTACCATCCTGAAGGGTCGCGGGGCCTCGGCGAACAACATCACCATCGCGTTCGCCGGCGAGGGCCAGAACATCGACACCGGCGCGAAGGTCTACCACAACGCGCCGAACACCAAGTCCACCATCGAATCCAAGTCCATCAGCAAGGACGGCGGCCGGACCAACTACCGCGGTCTGGTCCACATTTCGGAGGGTGCGACCGGTTCCTCCACGGCAGTCGAGTGTGACGCGCTGATGTTCGACAACGAATCGACCTCCGACACCATGCCCTACATGGAAATCGACGAGTCGAAGGTCGACGTGGCCCACGAGGCCACGGTCGGCAAAATCGGCGACGAGGACGTCTTCTACCTCCAGTCGCGCGGACTGGACGACGACGACGCCAAGCAGATGATCGTCTCCGGCTTCATCGAGCCGATTACGGAGGAACTGCCCATCGAGTACGCGGTGGAACTCAACCGACTCATCGAACTCGAAATGGAGGGGAGTCTCGGATGA
- a CDS encoding ABC transporter ATP-binding protein, with protein sequence MATLELKNLHAEVAEADEKILNGVDLEVKSGEIHALMGPNGSGKSTTAKVIAGHPAYEVTDGEVLIHLDDEDFEGEIPEDKRSWNLLELEPNERAALGVFLGFQYPAEIEGVTMVNFLRQALNAKLDERAELFEDEDDEETEEEEEEAGYDTSPMEGPADEGEVDVAQFQQILSEKMELLDMDETFAQRYLNAGFSGGEKKQNEVLQAAILEPSVAVLDEIDSGLDIDRLQDVSNGINALRDEQGTGILQITHYQRILDYVEPDHVHVMLDGEIAMSGGAELAEKLEDKGYDWVREEVYEAV encoded by the coding sequence ATGGCAACGCTAGAACTCAAAAATCTACACGCTGAGGTCGCTGAAGCCGACGAGAAGATTCTCAACGGCGTCGACCTCGAAGTCAAATCCGGCGAAATCCACGCCCTGATGGGTCCCAACGGGAGCGGGAAGTCCACCACGGCGAAGGTCATTGCCGGGCACCCCGCCTACGAAGTAACCGACGGCGAGGTCCTCATCCACCTCGACGACGAGGACTTCGAAGGCGAGATTCCCGAGGACAAACGGTCGTGGAATCTCCTCGAACTCGAACCGAACGAGCGCGCCGCGCTCGGCGTCTTCCTCGGCTTCCAGTACCCCGCCGAAATCGAAGGCGTCACGATGGTCAACTTCCTCCGACAGGCCCTGAACGCCAAACTCGACGAGCGCGCAGAGCTTTTCGAGGACGAAGACGACGAGGAGACCGAAGAAGAAGAAGAGGAGGCTGGCTACGACACCAGTCCGATGGAAGGCCCCGCAGACGAGGGCGAGGTCGACGTCGCCCAGTTCCAGCAGATTCTCTCCGAGAAGATGGAACTGCTCGACATGGACGAGACGTTCGCCCAGCGATACCTCAACGCGGGCTTCTCCGGCGGCGAGAAGAAGCAAAACGAGGTGCTTCAGGCCGCCATCCTCGAACCCTCGGTTGCGGTGCTGGACGAAATCGACTCCGGTCTCGACATCGACCGGCTTCAGGACGTGTCGAACGGCATCAACGCTCTGCGTGACGAGCAGGGCACCGGCATTCTCCAGATTACCCACTACCAGCGGATTCTCGACTACGTCGAACCCGACCACGTTCACGTCATGCTCGACGGCGAAATCGCCATGAGCGGTGGCGCGGAACTCGCCGAGAAGCTCGAAGACAAGGGGTACGACTGGGTTCGAGAAGAAGTCTACGAGGCTGTATAA